One uncultured Alphaproteobacteria bacterium genomic region harbors:
- the betA gene encoding choline dehydrogenase, a flavoprotein (Evidence 2a : Function of homologous gene experimentally demonstrated in an other organism; PubMedId : 1879697, 20390040; Product type e : enzyme), with amino-acid sequence MKHPATEYDYVIVGAGSAGCVLANRLSEDRDVSVLLVEAGKRDLSLYIHMPATFAWPLMSRTFNWWYETEPEPHVDGRRMYQPRGKVWGGSSSVNGMCYIRGHGKDYDRWAGETGDPAWSYAHCLPYFRACENFPEVGETDYHGVGGPTEVTRGTHWTPLYDAFVRAGVEAGYPETDDLNGRRQEGFGPMDRSVGRGRRSSTATAYLRPALRRPNLTLVDRALTRRVAFENGRAVGIEFRRDGKVRRARARREVILCGGAFNSPQLLMLSGIGDPEHLRAHGIAVVADLKGVGENLQDHPEIYVQYKCRTPDTLYGVMKPWRQIPIGLDWLLRGKGPGATNHFEAGGFIRSEPGVEHPNLQFHFLPVAASYDGSGMQNVHGYQAHVGPMRPESRGWVRLRSADPTEHPRIRFNYFSTERDRREFRDGIKLAREILNQPAMSRFNGGELAPGPEVRTDAEIDAYARRMMESAYHPSCSCAMGPATDPTAVVDSQGRVHGVAGLRVVDASIMPSIVSGNLNMPTIMLAEKLADAIRARPPRPPSAAGYEIAGNWREAQR; translated from the coding sequence ATGAAGCATCCCGCCACCGAATACGACTACGTCATCGTCGGCGCGGGCTCGGCGGGCTGCGTGCTCGCCAACCGCCTCAGCGAGGATCGCGACGTGTCGGTTCTGCTGGTCGAGGCGGGCAAGCGCGATCTCAGCCTCTACATCCACATGCCCGCCACCTTCGCCTGGCCGCTGATGAGCCGCACCTTCAACTGGTGGTACGAAACCGAACCCGAGCCCCATGTCGACGGCCGCCGGATGTACCAGCCGCGCGGCAAGGTCTGGGGCGGCTCCAGCTCGGTGAACGGCATGTGCTACATCCGCGGGCACGGCAAGGACTACGACCGCTGGGCCGGAGAAACCGGCGATCCCGCCTGGAGCTATGCCCACTGCCTGCCCTACTTCCGCGCCTGCGAGAATTTTCCCGAGGTGGGCGAGACCGACTATCACGGCGTCGGCGGCCCCACCGAGGTGACGCGCGGCACGCACTGGACGCCGCTCTACGACGCGTTCGTCCGCGCGGGCGTCGAGGCGGGGTATCCGGAGACCGACGACCTCAACGGCCGCCGCCAGGAAGGCTTCGGACCGATGGACCGCTCGGTCGGCCGCGGCCGCCGCAGTTCCACCGCCACCGCCTATCTGCGCCCGGCGCTGCGCCGCCCGAACCTGACCCTGGTGGATCGGGCGCTGACCCGCCGCGTCGCCTTCGAGAACGGCCGCGCCGTCGGCATCGAGTTCCGGCGCGACGGCAAGGTGCGGCGCGCGCGGGCGCGGCGCGAAGTGATCCTCTGCGGCGGCGCGTTCAATTCGCCGCAACTGCTGATGCTGTCGGGCATCGGCGACCCCGAACACCTGCGCGCGCACGGCATCGCGGTGGTGGCGGATCTCAAGGGGGTCGGCGAGAACCTCCAGGACCACCCGGAGATCTACGTGCAGTACAAATGCCGGACCCCCGACACCCTCTACGGCGTGATGAAGCCGTGGCGGCAGATCCCGATCGGCCTCGACTGGCTGCTGCGCGGCAAGGGCCCGGGCGCGACCAACCATTTCGAGGCGGGCGGTTTCATCCGCTCCGAACCGGGCGTCGAACACCCGAACCTGCAGTTCCACTTTCTGCCGGTCGCGGCGAGCTACGACGGCTCGGGCATGCAGAACGTGCACGGCTACCAGGCGCACGTCGGGCCGATGCGGCCGGAGAGCCGCGGCTGGGTGCGCCTGCGGTCCGCCGATCCCACCGAGCATCCGCGCATCCGTTTCAACTATTTCTCCACCGAGCGCGACCGCCGCGAGTTCCGCGACGGCATCAAGCTCGCCCGCGAAATTCTCAACCAGCCGGCGATGTCGCGGTTCAACGGAGGGGAGCTCGCGCCCGGCCCGGAGGTGCGCACCGATGCCGAAATCGACGCCTACGCCCGCCGGATGATGGAAAGCGCCTACCACCCCTCCTGCTCCTGCGCGATGGGACCGGCGACCGACCCGACGGCGGTGGTGGATTCGCAAGGCCGGGTGCACGGCGTCGCCGGTCTGCGGGTGGTCGACGCGTCGATCATGCCGAGCATCGTCTCCGGCAACCTCAACATGCCGACGATCATGCTGGCGGAAAAGCTCGCCGACGCGATCCGCGCGCGTCCGCCCCGGCCGCCCTCGGCGGCGGGATACGAGATCGCCGGAAACTGGCGCGAGGCGCAGCGCTGA
- a CDS encoding conserved membrane hypothetical protein (Evidence 4 : Homologs of previously reported genes of unknown function), with amino-acid sequence MDFGTAIRTCLRKYLDFSGRAPRSEFWWWVLAYLGGVVVASVFDVAAFRESDALFSGLFALAVFLPTIAATARRLHDTGRSGWWQLLWLIPIFGQLVLLYWLTNPGEGPNRFGPDPLHPGTGDATFVDPPGM; translated from the coding sequence ATGGATTTCGGCACCGCGATCCGCACCTGCCTGCGCAAATACCTGGATTTCTCCGGCCGCGCGCCGCGCTCGGAGTTCTGGTGGTGGGTGCTCGCCTATCTCGGCGGCGTGGTGGTGGCGTCGGTGTTCGACGTCGCCGCCTTCCGCGAGTCCGACGCGCTGTTCTCGGGGCTCTTCGCGCTAGCGGTGTTTCTGCCGACGATCGCGGCGACCGCGCGCCGCCTGCACGACACCGGCCGCTCCGGATGGTGGCAGCTCCTGTGGCTGATCCCGATCTTCGGCCAGCTCGTGCTGCTCTACTGGCTCACCAATCCGGGCGAGGGGCCGAACCGCTTCGGCCCCGATCCCCTCCACCCCGGAACCGGCGACGCCACGTTCGTCGATCCGCCGGGGATGTGA
- the queF gene encoding NADPH-dependent 7-cyano-7-deazaguanine reductase, translating to MTQETLTQLGHSAAAAARPEDAVLERVPWRGDDAPRTVVRFVCPEFTSLCPVTGQPDFAHLVIDYVPAQWLVESKSLKLFLQSFRNHGAFHESCTVMVGRRLVEVLDPVWLRIGGYWYPRGGIPIDVFWQTGPVPEGVWLPDQGVPPYRGRG from the coding sequence ATGACCCAGGAGACCCTTACCCAGTTGGGCCATTCCGCCGCCGCCGCCGCGCGCCCCGAGGACGCGGTGCTGGAGCGGGTGCCGTGGCGCGGCGACGACGCGCCCCGCACCGTGGTGCGGTTCGTCTGCCCCGAGTTCACGTCGCTGTGCCCGGTCACCGGGCAGCCCGACTTCGCGCATCTGGTGATCGACTACGTGCCCGCGCAGTGGCTGGTGGAGTCGAAGTCGCTGAAGCTGTTCCTCCAGAGCTTCCGCAATCACGGCGCGTTCCACGAGAGCTGTACGGTGATGGTCGGCCGCCGTCTGGTCGAGGTCCTCGATCCGGTGTGGCTGCGCATCGGCGGCTACTGGTACCCGCGCGGCGGCATCCCGATCGACGTGTTCTGGCAGACCGGCCCCGTGCCCGAGGGGGTGTGGCTGCCCGATCAGGGCGTGCCGCCCTACCGGGGGCGCGGCTAG
- a CDS encoding hypothetical protein (Evidence 5 : No homology to any previously reported sequences), with product MTPFSAAESRLIAIRAPWADQAAAFAPPPDDPAWAALAAARFAEAAALAQAEFAAEAMGALARLAGNPALAAELYALSPAPDARDLRNRAAAAIRGRDWSAAAADFAAGATRAGGDADWCREGLGLLLALAGRWRAVADLLGPPAEAEERGLGLHAHLCRIAAAHALGRDLGPDIRPGGRTPAPNAGAGDPGRTLGGDLIAFLACDPGYLHRYGFAALAAFAEAHAGAALSVHLHLYDGDADTAARAAHAADRLGLALALTGEAAPAETDVARRGAYYACARFCRLAEALPRYAAPAVALDADALVRRDLRPLVARVPAVGLATSPLSVPWNRHPAGFVVLRPGAAAQEFADRTAALIGDSLGRGRRLWFLDQWALLIAAEAHQVRRIPAAWTYDTGFGPHTWVWQASDSRKAGDPAYLAERNRLTAKAGIAP from the coding sequence ATGACGCCGTTTTCCGCCGCCGAATCCCGCCTGATCGCGATCCGCGCGCCCTGGGCCGACCAGGCGGCGGCGTTCGCGCCGCCTCCGGACGATCCGGCCTGGGCGGCGCTCGCCGCCGCGCGCTTCGCCGAGGCCGCGGCGCTGGCGCAAGCGGAGTTCGCCGCCGAGGCGATGGGCGCGCTCGCCCGCCTCGCGGGAAACCCGGCGCTCGCCGCCGAGCTCTACGCCCTCTCCCCCGCCCCCGACGCCCGCGACCTGCGCAACCGCGCCGCGGCGGCGATCCGCGGCCGCGACTGGTCCGCCGCCGCCGCCGATTTCGCCGCGGGCGCGACCCGCGCGGGCGGAGATGCCGACTGGTGCCGCGAGGGTCTCGGCCTGCTGCTCGCGCTCGCCGGGCGATGGCGGGCGGTCGCCGATCTGCTCGGGCCGCCCGCCGAGGCGGAGGAGCGCGGCCTCGGCCTGCACGCCCACCTCTGCCGCATCGCCGCCGCCCACGCCCTCGGACGCGATCTCGGGCCGGATATCCGTCCGGGCGGACGCACGCCCGCCCCCAACGCCGGTGCGGGCGACCCCGGCCGCACCCTCGGCGGCGACCTGATCGCCTTCCTCGCCTGCGATCCGGGATATCTGCACCGCTACGGCTTCGCGGCGCTGGCGGCGTTCGCCGAGGCGCACGCCGGAGCGGCTCTGTCGGTCCACCTCCACCTCTACGACGGCGATGCCGACACCGCCGCGCGCGCCGCGCATGCGGCCGACCGCCTCGGCCTCGCGCTCGCCCTCACCGGCGAAGCCGCGCCGGCCGAGACCGACGTCGCCCGGCGCGGCGCCTATTACGCCTGCGCGCGGTTCTGCCGCCTCGCCGAGGCGCTGCCGCGCTATGCCGCACCCGCGGTGGCGCTCGACGCCGACGCGCTGGTGCGGCGCGACCTCCGCCCGCTGGTGGCGCGGGTGCCCGCGGTCGGCCTCGCCACCTCGCCGCTCAGCGTGCCGTGGAACCGCCACCCGGCGGGCTTCGTGGTGCTGCGGCCGGGCGCGGCCGCGCAGGAATTCGCCGACCGGACGGCGGCGCTGATCGGCGACAGTCTCGGCCGCGGGCGACGGCTGTGGTTCCTCGACCAGTGGGCGCTGCTGATCGCCGCCGAGGCGCACCAAGTGCGCCGAATCCCCGCCGCCTGGACCTACGACACCGGTTTCGGCCCCCATACCTGGGTATGGCAGGCGAGCGATTCGCGCAAGGCCGGGGATCCCGCCTATCTGGCCGAACGGAACCGCCTGACGGCAAAGGCGGGGATCGCGCCGTGA
- a CDS encoding Signal transduction histidine kinase, which translates to MRIADGSIRRKLFTFYSLAGIVPLVTVVLLCLHFASEALLDKSFQQLVTTQSLRKSRIEQDFTRRLDALKRLNQRNDVINLFAELDALPKIPGTDVVDVLTQSYAEMAERYTSSLRHFLATDRYDDLLLLSTDGRILYSLNYPHQAGALLASGALMDSSLSHLWQRISVTRQTAMIDFRPYAEGSVSGYAAFLGQPYFGPSGKMTGIIALRLGPDLLDAIVDSRDGMGETGESYIIAFDKASGRYEFRTTIRTGGQGRWQMGRTMPELAYWADARARDGRAIGEYADSAGKPVLAAVDALDILGVDWLLASKVDTSEVLAPVRKLAIDVSILGVCVIVFMGVGALLFSANFTAPILKATRLAESIAAGDFEVAIDTDRSDELGILTRALDTMATRLRDQDWLKSGTEKLDSALRGEHDPQALAGRMLEVTVRHFDLPLGAVYLARNDAPVLRLASRWGWTDRDAERLGHVGFGDGMVGQAAIEREPIYFAAPAGAPVVDYGAGEARPAWFAAVPLLFEGTTLGVLLLGAFQAFGENQRRFLRDLSNTAGVLISAADSHQTIETLLKRAQEQENELRANNAELHRQAQALIESERELQTQQEELRVINEELEEQTRALRKSESELQAQQEELRVTNEELEERTQELETRSRAIQQKNDELVVARDEIRQKIKELETANRYKSEFLANMSHELRTPLNSILILSQLMAENRAGNLTARQVESARTINASGSDLLKLINDILDLSKVEAGKIEITVEPMALDGFVADLERVFRPVSDSRGIPLTISVADDVPTSLMTDSHRLQQVVRNLLSNAFKFTEPGGAVSLDVRRPAAAEVPPGVALDPADAVAFVVRDQGIGIPADRQADIFEAFRQADGGTSRKYGGTGLGLSISRRLAEALGGCITLTSEPGKGSTFTVILPASAAAPVAAPAPEPAAAEPPPQPTIVAAPAKAAPQPAQQRTEPPPAAPDDVPDDRRNLGADDRVLLIVEDDANFAAILRDLAHERGFKCLIASEGETGLHFADYYRPSAIILDVGLPGIDGWEVMSRLKSNVDTRHIPVHFISGTDNAMDALRMGAVGFLTKPISMERVEAAFTKIEEVLEKPVSNLLVVEDDSVQADAIRQLIGASDVATTIAASGGEALALLEAKPFDCMILDLGLKDISGFELLERMRALPACARLPVIIYTGRELSKAEEEQLQRHAESIIIKGVRSPERLLDESALFLHRVEASLPERQREMIRMVHDRDATLKDRTVLLVDDDMRNVFALSSVLEDKGLTVVIARDGRESLAKLKEHPEIDLVLMDIMMPEMDGYEAMREIRKERAHAKLPIIALTAKAMKGDRNKCIEAGANDYLAKPVNTEKLLSLLRVWLYK; encoded by the coding sequence ATGCGCATCGCCGACGGTTCGATCCGGCGCAAGCTGTTCACGTTCTATAGCCTCGCGGGCATCGTCCCCTTGGTGACGGTGGTGCTGCTGTGCCTCCACTTCGCCTCCGAGGCGCTGCTCGACAAGTCGTTCCAGCAGCTCGTCACCACCCAGAGCCTGCGCAAGAGCCGCATCGAACAGGACTTCACGCGGCGCCTGGACGCGCTGAAGCGCCTCAACCAGCGCAACGACGTGATCAACCTGTTCGCCGAACTCGACGCCCTGCCGAAAATTCCCGGCACCGACGTCGTCGACGTGCTGACGCAGTCCTACGCCGAAATGGCCGAGCGCTACACCTCGTCGCTGCGCCATTTCCTCGCCACCGACAGGTACGACGACCTGCTGCTGCTCTCCACCGACGGCCGGATCCTCTATTCCCTCAACTATCCGCACCAGGCGGGCGCGCTCCTCGCCTCGGGCGCGCTGATGGACAGCAGCCTGTCGCACCTCTGGCAGCGGATCTCGGTCACCCGCCAGACCGCGATGATCGACTTCCGCCCCTATGCCGAGGGCAGCGTTTCCGGCTACGCCGCGTTCCTCGGCCAGCCCTACTTCGGTCCTTCGGGCAAGATGACCGGGATCATCGCGCTGCGTCTCGGCCCCGACCTGCTCGACGCGATCGTGGACTCGCGCGACGGCATGGGCGAAACCGGCGAGAGCTACATCATCGCCTTCGACAAGGCCTCCGGCCGCTACGAGTTCCGCACCACCATCCGCACCGGCGGGCAGGGCCGCTGGCAGATGGGCCGGACGATGCCCGAACTCGCCTACTGGGCGGACGCCCGCGCGCGCGACGGCCGCGCCATCGGCGAGTATGCCGACAGCGCCGGCAAGCCGGTGCTCGCCGCCGTCGACGCCCTCGACATTCTCGGCGTCGACTGGCTCCTGGCGTCGAAGGTGGATACCTCCGAGGTGCTCGCGCCGGTGCGCAAGCTCGCGATCGACGTCAGCATCCTCGGAGTCTGCGTGATCGTGTTCATGGGGGTCGGCGCGCTGCTGTTCTCCGCCAACTTCACCGCGCCGATCCTGAAGGCGACGCGGCTTGCGGAATCGATCGCCGCGGGCGACTTCGAGGTGGCCATCGACACCGACCGCAGCGACGAACTCGGCATCCTCACCCGCGCGCTCGACACCATGGCGACCCGCTTGCGCGACCAGGACTGGCTGAAATCCGGCACCGAAAAGCTCGACTCCGCACTGCGCGGCGAACACGATCCGCAGGCTCTCGCCGGCCGCATGCTCGAGGTCACGGTGCGCCACTTCGACCTGCCGCTCGGCGCGGTCTACCTCGCGCGCAACGACGCCCCGGTGCTGCGCCTCGCGTCGCGATGGGGCTGGACCGACCGCGACGCCGAACGCCTCGGCCACGTCGGCTTCGGCGACGGCATGGTGGGCCAGGCGGCGATCGAGCGCGAGCCGATCTATTTCGCCGCTCCGGCGGGAGCTCCGGTGGTCGACTACGGCGCGGGCGAGGCCCGGCCCGCATGGTTCGCGGCGGTGCCGCTGCTGTTCGAGGGCACGACCCTCGGCGTGCTGCTGCTCGGCGCGTTCCAGGCGTTCGGCGAGAACCAACGGCGCTTCCTGCGCGATCTCTCCAACACCGCGGGCGTGCTGATCTCCGCCGCCGACAGCCACCAGACCATCGAAACCCTGCTGAAGCGCGCACAGGAGCAGGAGAACGAACTCCGCGCCAACAACGCCGAGCTGCATCGTCAGGCCCAGGCGCTGATCGAAAGCGAGCGCGAACTCCAGACCCAGCAGGAAGAGTTGCGGGTGATCAACGAGGAACTGGAGGAGCAGACCCGCGCGCTCCGGAAATCGGAAAGCGAGTTGCAGGCGCAGCAGGAGGAACTGCGCGTCACCAACGAGGAACTGGAGGAGCGCACCCAGGAACTCGAAACCCGCAGCCGCGCGATCCAGCAGAAGAACGACGAACTGGTGGTGGCGCGCGACGAGATCCGCCAGAAGATCAAGGAGCTCGAAACCGCCAACCGCTACAAGTCGGAATTCCTGGCGAACATGAGCCACGAGCTGCGCACGCCGCTCAACAGCATCCTCATCCTCTCGCAGCTGATGGCCGAGAACCGCGCCGGCAACCTCACCGCGCGCCAGGTAGAGAGCGCCCGCACCATCAACGCCTCGGGCAGCGATCTGCTGAAGCTGATCAACGACATCCTCGACCTGTCGAAGGTCGAAGCGGGCAAAATCGAGATCACCGTCGAACCGATGGCTCTCGACGGCTTCGTGGCCGATCTCGAACGGGTGTTCCGCCCGGTTTCCGATTCCCGCGGCATTCCGCTGACGATTTCGGTGGCCGACGACGTGCCGACGTCGTTGATGACGGATTCCCACCGCCTTCAGCAGGTGGTGCGCAACCTGCTGTCCAACGCCTTCAAGTTCACCGAGCCGGGCGGCGCGGTGAGCCTCGACGTGCGCCGCCCCGCCGCCGCCGAGGTGCCGCCGGGGGTCGCCCTCGACCCCGCCGACGCGGTGGCGTTCGTGGTCCGCGATCAGGGCATCGGCATTCCCGCCGACCGTCAGGCCGACATCTTCGAGGCATTCCGGCAAGCCGACGGCGGCACCAGCCGCAAATACGGCGGTACCGGCCTCGGGCTGTCGATCTCGCGCCGCCTCGCGGAGGCCCTGGGCGGCTGCATCACCCTGACGAGCGAACCGGGCAAGGGCTCGACCTTCACGGTGATCCTGCCCGCCTCCGCCGCCGCGCCGGTCGCCGCCCCGGCGCCCGAACCCGCCGCAGCGGAGCCCCCGCCCCAGCCCACGATCGTCGCCGCGCCCGCGAAGGCGGCGCCGCAACCGGCACAGCAACGGACCGAGCCGCCGCCCGCCGCCCCCGACGACGTGCCCGACGACCGCCGCAACCTCGGCGCCGACGACCGGGTGCTGCTGATCGTCGAGGACGACGCCAACTTCGCCGCGATCCTGCGCGACCTCGCCCACGAGCGCGGCTTCAAGTGCCTGATCGCCTCGGAGGGCGAGACCGGGCTGCACTTCGCCGACTACTACCGCCCGAGCGCGATCATCCTCGACGTCGGCCTGCCCGGCATCGACGGCTGGGAGGTGATGAGCCGCCTCAAGAGCAACGTCGATACCCGCCACATCCCGGTCCACTTCATCTCCGGCACCGACAACGCGATGGACGCGCTGCGCATGGGCGCGGTCGGCTTCCTCACCAAGCCGATCAGCATGGAGAGGGTCGAGGCCGCGTTCACCAAGATCGAGGAGGTGCTCGAGAAACCGGTCTCCAACCTTCTGGTGGTGGAGGACGACTCGGTGCAGGCCGACGCGATCCGCCAGCTCATCGGCGCATCCGACGTCGCCACCACCATCGCCGCGTCGGGTGGCGAGGCACTCGCGTTGCTGGAGGCGAAGCCCTTCGACTGCATGATCCTCGACCTCGGGCTCAAGGACATCTCGGGCTTCGAACTGCTGGAGCGGATGCGCGCGCTGCCCGCGTGCGCGCGCCTGCCGGTGATCATCTACACCGGCCGCGAGCTCTCGAAGGCGGAAGAGGAACAGCTTCAGCGCCACGCCGAAAGCATCATCATCAAGGGCGTGCGGTCGCCCGAGCGTCTGCTCGACGAGAGCGCGCTGTTCCTGCACCGCGTCGAGGCGAGCCTGCCGGAGCGCCAGCGCGAGATGATCCGCATGGTTCACGACCGCGACGCGACCCTCAAGGACCGCACCGTGCTGCTGGTCGACGACGACATGCGCAACGTCTTCGCGCTGTCGAGCGTGCTGGAGGACAAGGGCCTGACCGTGGTGATCGCGCGCGACGGCCGCGAAAGCCTGGCCAAACTCAAGGAGCACCCGGAGATCGACCTGGTGCTGATGGACATCATGATGCCGGAAATGGACGGCTACGAGGCGATGCGCGAGATCCGCAAGGAGCGCGCCCACGCCAAGCTGCCGATCATCGCGCTCACCGCCAAGGCGATGAAGGGCGACCGCAACAAGTGCATCGAGGCGGGCGCCAACGACTACCTCGCCAAGCCGGTGAACACCGAGAAGCTTCTCTCCCTGCTCAGGGTGTGGCTGTACAAATGA
- a CDS encoding Methylase of chemotaxis methyl-accepting protein gives MTSDPLVVENQRLEIRLLLEAIYQRSGYDFRGYASAHIKRRLDHVRARNRLDSFCEMIHKLIYEPPFFEEVLQALSINVTEMFRDPQFYRSVRENVVPHLKTFPFIKVWHAGCAAGQEVYSMAILLEEEGMLSRAQIYGTDISPPVLEVARRGIYPLEAVRQYTSNYQKAGGTASFADYYTAGYESVAIAADLKKNVLFSPHNLVTDGIFGEMHMIFCRNVLIYFGEELQEKVIKLFLDSLRNGGFLCLGTKESLRFSAHADAFEVVDAREKIYRKRHLRTTPAPGEP, from the coding sequence ATGACCTCGGATCCGCTCGTCGTCGAGAACCAGCGCCTGGAGATCCGCCTGCTTCTGGAGGCGATCTATCAGCGCTCGGGCTACGATTTCCGCGGCTATGCCAGCGCCCACATCAAGCGCCGCCTCGACCACGTGCGCGCCCGCAACCGTCTCGACTCATTCTGCGAGATGATCCACAAGCTGATCTACGAGCCGCCGTTCTTCGAGGAGGTTCTGCAGGCGCTGTCGATCAACGTCACCGAAATGTTCCGCGACCCGCAGTTCTACCGTTCGGTGCGCGAGAACGTGGTGCCGCATCTCAAGACCTTCCCCTTCATCAAGGTCTGGCACGCGGGCTGCGCCGCGGGCCAGGAGGTCTATTCGATGGCGATCCTGCTCGAGGAGGAGGGGATGCTGTCGCGGGCGCAGATCTACGGCACCGATATCAGCCCGCCGGTGCTCGAAGTGGCGCGGCGCGGCATCTACCCGCTCGAGGCGGTGCGGCAGTACACCTCCAACTACCAGAAGGCGGGCGGCACGGCGTCGTTCGCCGACTACTACACCGCCGGATACGAATCCGTCGCGATCGCGGCGGACCTCAAGAAGAACGTGCTGTTCTCCCCCCACAACCTCGTCACCGACGGCATCTTCGGCGAGATGCACATGATCTTCTGCCGCAACGTGCTGATCTACTTCGGCGAAGAGCTGCAGGAAAAGGTCATCAAGCTGTTTCTCGACAGCCTCCGCAACGGCGGCTTCCTCTGTCTCGGCACAAAGGAAAGCCTGCGCTTCTCCGCCCACGCCGACGCCTTCGAGGTGGTCGACGCGCGCGAGAAGATCTACCGCAAGCGCCACCTGCGCACCACGCCTGCGCCGGGGGAACCGTGA
- the cheB gene encoding putative chemotaxis protein-glutamate methylesterase (Evidence 3 : Function proposed based on presence of conserved amino acid motif, structural feature or limited homology): MRFGAVAIGASAGGLEAVAAVLSALPADFPLAVMVVQHIAPTADDALAQRFQRGCRLPVREAEDKEPLLPGVVFVAPADFHLMVEPELRFSLSREERVNYSRPSIDVLMETAAEVFCSALTGVILTGASADGAAGLAAIKRMGGRAIVQAPETAEVDIMPRAALAACEVDDILPLGDIGPALAGLASGAPCKPIS, encoded by the coding sequence GTGAGGTTCGGCGCGGTCGCGATCGGCGCCTCGGCGGGCGGGCTCGAAGCGGTCGCCGCGGTGCTTTCCGCCCTGCCCGCGGATTTCCCGCTGGCGGTGATGGTGGTGCAGCACATCGCCCCCACCGCCGACGACGCCCTGGCGCAGCGATTCCAGCGCGGCTGCCGCCTGCCGGTGCGCGAGGCGGAAGACAAGGAGCCCCTCCTGCCTGGAGTAGTGTTCGTTGCCCCGGCGGACTTTCACCTGATGGTCGAACCCGAACTTCGTTTCAGTCTATCGAGAGAGGAGCGGGTGAACTATTCCCGCCCTTCCATTGACGTGCTCATGGAAACCGCGGCAGAAGTCTTCTGTTCGGCGTTGACGGGTGTTATCTTGACCGGGGCCAGCGCGGATGGGGCGGCTGGTCTCGCCGCGATCAAGCGCATGGGAGGGCGGGCGATCGTTCAGGCGCCGGAAACCGCCGAGGTCGACATCATGCCGAGGGCCGCGCTCGCCGCCTGCGAAGTGGACGACATCCTGCCGCTCGGCGACATCGGTCCCGCTCTCGCGGGCCTGGCATCGGGGGCGCCATGCAAGCCGATATCCTGA
- a CDS encoding Response regulator receiver modulated diguanylate cyclase (fragment), with translation MQADILIVDDNPNNLFALENLLAAPDLNIITAQSGNEALAKTLSHEFAIALLDVQMPEMDGFETAALMRGNSRTRHIPIIFVTANRTEREHVFRGYDSGAVDYLSKPLDANVLKSKINVFLELHRHRRALEEKTAELDAKIVELERLQTLLQERNEQLRVLSRTDPSPASSTACRSTRPSTTSGGAACAPASR, from the coding sequence ATGCAAGCCGATATCCTGATCGTCGACGACAACCCGAACAACCTGTTCGCGCTCGAAAACCTGTTGGCCGCGCCGGATCTCAACATCATCACCGCGCAGTCGGGCAACGAGGCGTTGGCGAAGACGCTTTCCCACGAGTTCGCGATCGCGCTGCTCGACGTGCAGATGCCGGAAATGGACGGCTTCGAGACCGCGGCGCTGATGCGCGGCAACAGCCGCACCCGCCACATCCCGATCATCTTCGTCACCGCCAACCGCACCGAGCGCGAGCACGTCTTCCGCGGCTACGACAGCGGCGCGGTCGACTATCTGTCGAAGCCTCTCGACGCCAACGTCCTCAAGAGCAAGATCAACGTCTTCCTCGAACTCCACCGCCACCGCCGCGCGCTCGAGGAGAAGACCGCCGAACTCGACGCCAAGATCGTCGAACTCGAACGCCTGCAGACGCTGCTGCAGGAGCGCAACGAACAGCTCCGCGTGCTCTCCCGCACCGACCCCTCACCGGCATCTTCAACCGCCTGTCGTTCGACGAGACCCTCGACTACGAGTGGCGGCGCTGCCTGCGCACCGGCAAGCCGCTGA
- a CDS encoding Response regulator (fragment), translating to MADIDHFKAYNDRLGHIAGDHCLKQVAWALSAALMRHVDTLARYGGEEFAAILPETDESGAVAVVTRMRNAVKALNIAHPASETESHVTVSLGVAAMIPGPDAHTLQLIENADAAMYRAKQLGRDRYALYSQTLRN from the coding sequence ATGGCCGACATCGACCACTTCAAGGCCTACAACGACCGCCTCGGCCACATCGCCGGCGACCATTGCCTGAAGCAGGTGGCATGGGCCCTTTCGGCGGCGCTGATGCGCCACGTCGACACCCTCGCGCGCTACGGCGGCGAGGAGTTCGCGGCGATCCTGCCGGAGACCGACGAATCCGGCGCGGTGGCGGTGGTGACGCGGATGCGCAACGCGGTGAAGGCGCTCAACATCGCCCACCCCGCGTCGGAAACCGAATCCCACGTCACCGTCAGCCTCGGCGTCGCGGCGATGATTCCCGGGCCGGACGCCCACACCCTCCAACTGATCGAGAACGCCGACGCGGCGATGTATCGCGCCAAGCAGCTCGGCCGCGACCGCTACGCCCTCTACAGCCAGACCCTGCGGAACTGA